The sequence ATTTCTTTAGAACCAACACCTATGACCTTCATATTAGCTTTTTTTGCCGCTTCAATTCCTGCAATTGCATCTTCAAAAACAATACATTCTTCAGGCTTTAAATTAAGTTCTTCCGCACCCTTTNNNNNNNNNNCCTCAGGATCAGGCTTTGCCTTTGTTACTTTATTGCCATCGATTATGGCATCAAAGTATTGTTTTAAATTAGTATTTTCAAGTATTATCATCGCATTTTTACTTAC comes from Fervidobacterium sp. and encodes:
- a CDS encoding HAD-IA family hydrolase, producing the protein KGAEELNLKPEECIVFEDAIAGIEAAKKANMKVIGVGSKEILKDADMVIEGFKNVSVDIIKAL